The Pseudomonas sp. TH06 genome has a window encoding:
- the nuoG gene encoding NADH-quinone oxidoreductase subunit NuoG, translating to MATIHVDGKALEVDGADNLLQACLSLGLDIPYFCWHPALGSVGACRQCAVKQYTDENDTRGRIVMSCMTPATDNTWISIEDEESKAFRASVVEWLMTNHPHDCPVCEEGGHCHLQDMTVMTGHNERRYRFTKRTHQNQQLGPFISHEMNRCIACYRCVRFYKDYAGGTDLGVFGAHDNVYFGRVEDGTLESEFSGNLTEVCPTGVFTDKTHSERYNRKWDMQFSPSICHGCSSGCNISPGERYGELRRIENRFNGSVNQYFLCDRGRFGYGYVNRTDRPRQPLLADGTKLGLDAALDKAADLLRGRNIVGIGSPRASLESNYALRELVGAEHFYSGIEASELERIRLVLQVLKDSPLPVPNMRDIEDHDAIFVLGEDLTQTAARMALALRQSVKGKAEDMAEAMRVQPWLDAAVKNIGQHALNPLFIASLAETKLDDIAEECVHAAPDDLARIGFAVAHALDASAPAVEGLDAEALELAKRIADALLAAKRPLIIAGTSLGSKALIEAAANIAKALKLREKNGSISLIVPEANSLGLAMLGGESVDAALQAVIDGKADAIVVLENDLYTRTSKAKVDAALNAAKVVIVADHQKTATSDRAHLVLPAASFAEGDGTLVSQEGRAQRFFQVFDPQYLDASILVHEGWRWLHALRATLLNQPIDWTQLDHVTAAVASSTDQLARIVDAAPSAAFRIKGLKLAREPLRYSGRTAMRADISVHEPRTPQDKDTAFAFSMEGYSGSVEPRQQVPFAWSPGWNSPQAWNKFQDEVGGHLRAGDPGTRLIESTGDSLNWFAAAPRAFNPAPGTWQAVPFYHLFGSDENSSKAAPVQERIPAAYVSLAKSEADRLGVNDGALLSLNVAGQTLRLPLRINEELGAGLVALPAGIAGIPPAFAGVSVDGLQEAAQ from the coding sequence ATGGCCACTATCCACGTAGACGGCAAAGCGCTCGAAGTCGACGGGGCAGACAACCTGTTACAGGCATGTCTGTCGCTGGGCCTCGACATTCCATATTTCTGCTGGCACCCCGCGCTTGGTAGCGTCGGGGCTTGCCGCCAGTGCGCGGTCAAGCAGTACACCGACGAGAACGACACCCGTGGTCGCATCGTAATGTCGTGCATGACGCCTGCCACCGACAACACCTGGATCTCCATCGAAGATGAAGAATCCAAGGCGTTCCGCGCCAGTGTTGTTGAATGGCTGATGACCAACCACCCGCACGACTGCCCTGTGTGCGAAGAAGGCGGTCACTGCCACCTGCAAGACATGACCGTGATGACCGGCCACAATGAGCGCCGTTATCGCTTCACCAAACGCACCCACCAGAACCAGCAACTGGGCCCGTTCATTTCCCACGAAATGAACCGCTGCATCGCTTGCTACCGCTGCGTGCGTTTCTACAAGGATTACGCTGGCGGCACCGACCTCGGTGTGTTCGGCGCCCACGACAACGTGTACTTCGGTCGCGTTGAAGACGGCACCCTCGAAAGCGAGTTCTCCGGCAACCTCACCGAGGTCTGCCCGACCGGTGTGTTCACCGACAAGACTCACTCCGAGCGCTACAACCGCAAGTGGGACATGCAGTTCTCGCCGAGCATCTGCCATGGCTGCTCCAGCGGTTGCAACATCTCCCCGGGCGAGCGTTACGGTGAACTGCGTCGCATCGAAAACCGTTTCAACGGTTCGGTGAACCAGTACTTCCTGTGCGACCGTGGCCGTTTCGGTTATGGCTACGTCAACCGCACCGACCGTCCACGTCAGCCGCTGCTGGCCGACGGCACCAAGCTGGGCCTCGACGCCGCACTGGATAAAGCCGCTGACCTGCTGCGCGGGCGCAACATCGTCGGTATCGGTTCGCCGCGTGCCAGCCTCGAAAGCAACTACGCGTTGCGTGAACTGGTTGGCGCCGAGCACTTCTACTCCGGTATCGAAGCCTCCGAACTGGAGCGCATCCGTCTGGTCCTGCAAGTGCTGAAAGACAGCCCGCTGCCTGTGCCGAACATGCGCGACATCGAAGACCACGACGCGATTTTCGTCCTCGGTGAAGACCTGACCCAGACCGCCGCCCGTATGGCGCTGGCCCTGCGTCAGTCGGTCAAGGGCAAGGCCGAAGACATGGCCGAAGCCATGCGCGTTCAGCCTTGGCTCGACGCGGCGGTGAAGAACATCGGTCAGCACGCGCTGAACCCGCTGTTCATCGCCAGCCTGGCGGAAACCAAGCTCGACGACATCGCTGAAGAATGCGTTCACGCCGCTCCTGATGATCTGGCGCGCATCGGTTTCGCCGTTGCTCACGCGCTGGACGCCAGCGCTCCGGCCGTTGAAGGTCTGGACGCTGAAGCGCTGGAACTGGCCAAGCGCATTGCCGATGCCCTGCTCGCTGCCAAACGTCCGCTGATCATCGCCGGTACTTCACTGGGCTCCAAAGCCTTGATCGAAGCCGCTGCGAACATTGCCAAAGCCCTGAAGCTGCGCGAGAAGAACGGTTCGATCAGCCTGATCGTGCCGGAAGCCAACAGCCTCGGTCTGGCCATGCTCGGTGGCGAATCGGTGGATGCTGCGCTGCAAGCAGTCATCGACGGCAAGGCCGACGCCATCGTCGTGCTGGAAAACGATCTGTACACCCGCACTTCGAAAGCCAAGGTCGATGCGGCACTGAACGCTGCGAAAGTAGTGATCGTTGCCGACCATCAGAAGACCGCTACCAGCGACCGCGCCCACCTGGTTCTGCCAGCGGCAAGCTTCGCCGAAGGCGACGGTACTCTGGTCAGCCAGGAAGGTCGCGCCCAGCGCTTCTTCCAGGTTTTCGATCCGCAATACCTCGACGCAAGCATTCTGGTTCACGAAGGCTGGCGCTGGCTGCACGCCCTGCGCGCTACCCTGCTGAACCAGCCGATCGACTGGACTCAACTCGACCACGTGACCGCTGCCGTTGCTTCGAGCACCGATCAGTTGGCGCGTATCGTCGACGCTGCACCGTCCGCCGCGTTCCGCATCAAGGGTCTGAAGCTGGCGCGTGAGCCGCTGCGTTATTCCGGTCGCACCGCGATGCGCGCCGACATCAGCGTTCACGAACCACGTACTCCGCAAGACAAAGACACCGCGTTCGCCTTCTCCATGGAAGGTTACTCGGGTTCGGTTGAACCGCGTCAGCAGGTTCCTTTCGCCTGGTCGCCGGGCTGGAACTCGCCACAAGCGTGGAACAAGTTCCAGGACGAAGTCGGTGGTCACCTGCGTGCTGGCGATCCGGGCACCCGCCTGATCGAAAGCACTGGCGATTCGCTGAACTGGTTCGCTGCCGCTCCGCGTGCCTTCAACCCGGCGCCGGGCACTTGGCAAGCCGTGCCGTTCTACCACCTGTTCGGCAGCGACGAAAACTCGTCGAAAGCCGCGCCGGTGCAGGAACGCATTCCGGCTGCTTACGTGTCGCTGGCCAAGTCCGAAGCGGATCGTCTGGGCGTCAACGACGGTGCCCTGCTGAGCCTGAACGTCGCCGGTCAGACCCTGCGTCTGCCGCTGCGCATCAATGAAGAACTGGGCGCAGGTCTGGTGGCATTGCCTGCGGGCATCGCCGGCATTCCACCGGCATTCGCCGGCGTATCCGTCGACGGTCTGCAGGAGGCAGCGCAATGA